A single Candidatus Eisenbacteria bacterium DNA region contains:
- a CDS encoding RsmE family RNA methyltransferase, which yields MRSRADAPPAWLWVRALALRGESLALDAEASHHVARVWRAREEQALVLTDGLGGVAHAIVESLRPGVVVRVESVEQRAAPRPLVVWCGAPEGDRGDWLVEKLAELGVTRLIPIDTSRASWRAAPTRLARWERLTRAALEQSRGAFRLAVSAPCSLESALASLPEGAARWLADPEGRVAELGAGVPLAGVVVAVGPAPGFDSDERSSLLARGFMAMSLGRSRLRAETAAMVAAALVRAVEPEAS from the coding sequence ATGCGCTCGCGGGCTGACGCGCCACCCGCCTGGCTGTGGGTGCGGGCACTCGCGCTGCGCGGAGAGTCGCTGGCGCTCGATGCCGAGGCCTCGCATCACGTGGCTCGGGTGTGGCGCGCACGCGAGGAGCAGGCGCTGGTTCTGACCGACGGGCTCGGCGGAGTCGCGCACGCCATCGTCGAGTCTTTGCGGCCCGGAGTCGTGGTGCGCGTCGAATCGGTCGAGCAGCGCGCGGCACCACGACCGCTGGTCGTGTGGTGCGGCGCACCCGAGGGCGATCGCGGCGACTGGCTGGTCGAGAAGCTTGCGGAGCTCGGTGTGACTCGTTTGATTCCGATCGATACGAGCCGCGCCAGCTGGCGCGCTGCACCCACGAGACTCGCCCGCTGGGAGCGGCTGACGCGTGCGGCGCTCGAACAGTCTCGAGGCGCGTTCCGACTCGCGGTCAGCGCACCCTGCTCGCTCGAGTCCGCGCTCGCGTCACTTCCCGAGGGAGCGGCTCGATGGCTGGCGGATCCGGAAGGCCGAGTCGCCGAGCTGGGGGCAGGCGTGCCGCTCGCAGGTGTGGTGGTCGCGGTCGGGCCGGCGCCCGGATTCGACTCCGACGAGCGGAGTTCGCTTCTCGCGCGAGGATTTATGGCCATGAGCTTGGGGCGCAGCCGGTTGAGAGCTGAGACCGCGGCCATGGTCGCGGCCGCCCTGGTGCGCGCCGTCGAGCCGGAAGCGAGCTGA
- the glmS gene encoding glutamine--fructose-6-phosphate transaminase (isomerizing): protein MCGIVGYVGHKHCLPILIEGLKRLEYRGYDSAGVALQVEGGLQVTKSAGKVRALEARLGSTPSPSRSGIAHTRWATHGAPNDINAHPHTSSNGRIALVHNGIIENFAVLKAALKSEGYGFTTDTDTEVLVHLVDKHSRKGLKLEQAVGAALRDVEGTYGIAVVSADEPGVVVGARNGSPLVVGVADGEYFLASDVAPIVGHTRQVVYLDDGEMAVLTPDGFHTSTIRHERIDKPVHEVEWDLAQIEKGGYDHFMLKEIFEQPESVRNSMRGRLQVEEGLARLGGLNMTPEEMREIKRIIILACGTSWHAGLIGEYLLEEHARIPAEVEYASEFRYRNPIVDDGTLVLVISQSGETLDTLAAMREARRRGARALGIVNVVGSTIARESDGGVYIHAGPEIGVASTKAFTSQVTVLTLLTLALGRQRQMSLESGLALAEALDAIPAKIESILSRSDEVKHIAQQYARHGNFIYLGRGFNFPVALEGALKLKEISYIHAEGYPAAEMKHGPIALIDENMPVVFICTRDTAYDKVMNNMMEVRARKGRIIAIATEGDTAVQEHADHVLTVPHTLTSLQPLLSVIPLQLLAYHVAVLRGCDVDQPRNLAKSVTVE, encoded by the coding sequence ATGTGCGGCATCGTCGGCTACGTCGGCCACAAGCACTGTCTCCCGATCCTGATCGAGGGGCTCAAGCGCCTCGAGTACCGCGGCTACGACTCGGCGGGTGTGGCGCTGCAGGTCGAAGGCGGGCTTCAGGTCACGAAGTCGGCGGGCAAGGTGCGAGCGCTCGAGGCTCGACTGGGTTCCACGCCGAGCCCGTCGCGCTCGGGGATCGCGCACACGCGCTGGGCGACGCACGGCGCCCCGAACGACATCAACGCGCATCCGCACACCAGTTCGAATGGCCGCATCGCGCTGGTTCACAACGGCATCATCGAAAACTTCGCGGTGCTCAAGGCGGCACTCAAGTCCGAGGGCTACGGCTTCACGACCGACACCGACACCGAAGTGCTGGTGCATCTGGTCGACAAGCACTCGCGCAAGGGTCTCAAGCTCGAGCAGGCGGTCGGCGCTGCGCTCCGCGACGTCGAAGGCACCTACGGCATCGCGGTGGTGAGCGCCGACGAGCCCGGGGTGGTGGTCGGGGCCCGCAACGGAAGCCCGCTGGTGGTCGGCGTGGCCGACGGCGAGTACTTCCTCGCCTCGGACGTTGCGCCGATCGTCGGACACACGCGTCAGGTCGTTTACCTGGACGACGGCGAGATGGCCGTCCTCACGCCCGACGGCTTCCACACCTCGACGATCCGTCACGAGCGCATCGACAAGCCGGTACACGAAGTCGAATGGGATCTCGCCCAGATCGAAAAGGGCGGCTACGACCACTTCATGCTCAAGGAGATCTTCGAGCAGCCGGAATCGGTGCGGAACTCGATGCGCGGCCGCCTGCAGGTCGAGGAAGGACTGGCGCGACTCGGCGGCCTCAACATGACCCCCGAGGAGATGCGCGAGATCAAGCGCATCATCATTCTCGCGTGCGGCACTTCGTGGCACGCGGGCCTGATCGGCGAGTACCTGCTCGAGGAGCACGCCCGCATCCCGGCCGAGGTCGAGTACGCGTCCGAATTCCGCTATCGCAACCCGATCGTCGATGACGGCACGCTGGTGCTGGTGATCTCCCAGTCGGGTGAAACGCTCGACACGCTCGCCGCGATGCGCGAGGCGCGACGTCGTGGCGCGCGAGCACTCGGGATCGTGAATGTGGTGGGCTCGACGATCGCGCGCGAATCGGACGGCGGTGTCTACATCCACGCCGGACCCGAGATCGGCGTGGCCTCGACCAAGGCGTTCACGAGCCAGGTCACGGTGCTGACGCTGCTGACGCTCGCACTCGGCCGTCAGCGTCAGATGTCGCTCGAATCGGGGCTCGCGCTCGCCGAGGCGCTCGACGCGATCCCGGCCAAGATCGAATCGATTCTGTCGCGCAGCGACGAGGTCAAGCACATCGCGCAGCAGTACGCGCGTCACGGCAACTTCATCTACCTGGGGCGCGGTTTCAACTTTCCGGTCGCGCTCGAGGGTGCGCTCAAGCTCAAGGAGATCTCCTACATCCACGCCGAGGGCTATCCGGCGGCCGAGATGAAGCACGGTCCGATCGCGCTGATCGACGAGAACATGCCGGTGGTGTTCATCTGCACGCGCGACACCGCGTACGACAAGGTCATGAACAACATGATGGAGGTGCGGGCCCGCAAGGGACGCATCATCGCGATCGCGACCGAGGGCGACACCGCAGTGCAGGAGCACGCCGATCACGTGTTGACGGTTCCGCACACGCTCACCAGCCTGCAGCCGCTGCTGTCGGTGATTCCGCTTCAGCTGCTCGCCTACCATGTCGCGGTGCTGCGCGGCTGCGACGTCGATCAACCTCGCAATCTCGCGAAAAGCGTCACGGTGGAGTAA
- a CDS encoding nucleotide exchange factor GrpE, translating into MNPAADEDRSDPERDASRVTGADAGDDGSTARDDATAAPVEPAIPPAGESLEDFRDRWLRAEAELQNFRRRAQRELEQVRRDSEEAVLLEIIRVLDDLERAQAARDPATAPDGWSQGVALVTQTVRDYLVRMGVESVDPTGTRFDPRFHEAILEVDAPPGIAPGMVAQVALRGYRRGERALRPARVLVTREPAGSER; encoded by the coding sequence TTGAATCCCGCAGCTGACGAAGACCGCAGCGACCCTGAGCGTGATGCTTCCCGCGTGACCGGCGCCGACGCCGGTGACGACGGCTCGACGGCGCGCGACGACGCGACGGCCGCACCCGTCGAGCCGGCGATTCCGCCGGCCGGCGAGTCGCTCGAGGACTTTCGCGATCGGTGGCTGCGGGCCGAGGCCGAGCTGCAGAACTTTCGACGCCGCGCCCAGCGCGAACTCGAACAGGTACGGCGCGACAGCGAGGAAGCCGTACTGCTCGAGATCATCCGGGTGCTGGACGATCTCGAGCGCGCGCAGGCAGCGCGCGATCCCGCCACCGCACCGGATGGCTGGTCTCAAGGAGTGGCACTGGTCACCCAGACGGTTCGCGACTATCTGGTGCGGATGGGAGTGGAGAGCGTCGATCCGACCGGAACCCGCTTCGATCCGCGTTTTCACGAAGCGATCCTCGAAGTCGATGCGCCGCCCGGGATCGCGCCCGGCATGGTCGCTCAGGTGGCGCTGCGCGGTTATCGGCGTGGCGAACGTGCGTTGCGTCCGGCGCGGGTGCTGGTGACGCGCGAGCCGGCAGGCAGCGAGCGCTGA
- the lepA gene encoding elongation factor 4 yields MAAGGGGRVRAAGRLRRRALRRLRRAVRSRPRERGRQRFDRRPAGCEVELVSDPRLAMIRNFCIIAHIDHGKSTLADRLLEITHTLTPQQMKAQVLDDMDLEREKGITIKSHAIAMEYRTRDGQRYELNLIDTPGHVDFTYEVSRSLAACEGAILVVDASQGIEAQTLSNYFLARDQHLTIVGAINKIDLPAARPDDIALEVEHVTGVAAEQVCRISAKSGIGVEELLERVIADVPPPTGDPSAAFRALIFDSKYDSYRGVVCLIRLVDGMVRAGDRVQFISTGKEYEVTEVGKLRLKLEPEPELHAGQVGYLVAGVKTVADARVGDTLGAAGVAGLAALPGFRETKSMVFSGLYPIESEQYEELKEALSKLRLNDAALVYEQESSAALGFGFRCGFLGLLHLEIVQERLRREFQIDLIATTPSVEYQVLLTDGEVIRVDNPSLMPTVQRIESIEEPMVSAHVVTPTDYLGNVMKLCQDRRGMYLDMVHLEEKRIRVHYRLPLAEIVLDFYDRLKSISRGYASLDYEFDGWAEAAVVKLDVMLNGEPVDALSAIVHRDKAHTYGSALCSKLKELIPRQMFQVAIQAAIGGKIVARETIGAQRKNVIAKCYGGDITRKRKLLEKQKEGKRRMKQVGTVEVPQEAFLAVLKVER; encoded by the coding sequence ATGGCTGCTGGGGGCGGTGGTCGCGTACGCGCTGCTGGACGCTTACGTCGACGCGCACTTCGTAGACTTCGGCGTGCAGTTCGATCGCGACCCCGCGAACGCGGGCGGCAGCGGTTCGATCGGCGCCCGGCTGGGTGTGAGGTGGAATTGGTGAGCGACCCGCGACTCGCGATGATCCGAAACTTCTGCATCATTGCGCACATCGATCATGGCAAGAGCACGCTGGCGGATCGTCTGCTCGAGATCACGCACACGCTGACGCCGCAACAGATGAAGGCGCAGGTGCTCGACGACATGGACCTGGAGCGCGAGAAGGGGATCACGATCAAGTCGCACGCGATCGCGATGGAGTACCGCACGCGTGACGGCCAGCGGTACGAGTTGAATCTGATCGACACCCCGGGCCACGTCGATTTCACCTACGAGGTCTCGCGCAGCCTGGCGGCGTGCGAGGGCGCGATCCTGGTGGTCGACGCCTCGCAGGGCATCGAAGCGCAGACGCTCTCGAACTACTTCCTGGCGCGCGATCAGCACCTCACGATCGTCGGTGCGATCAACAAGATCGATCTGCCGGCCGCGCGCCCCGACGACATCGCGCTCGAGGTCGAGCACGTGACCGGAGTGGCCGCGGAGCAGGTGTGCCGCATCAGCGCGAAGAGCGGCATCGGCGTCGAAGAGCTGCTCGAGCGGGTGATCGCGGACGTTCCGCCGCCGACCGGCGATCCCTCCGCGGCGTTTCGCGCGCTGATCTTCGACTCGAAGTACGACTCCTACCGCGGGGTGGTTTGTCTGATCCGTCTGGTCGACGGAATGGTGCGGGCCGGCGATCGGGTCCAGTTCATCTCGACCGGCAAGGAGTACGAGGTCACCGAAGTCGGCAAGCTGCGACTCAAGCTCGAACCCGAGCCGGAGCTGCACGCCGGCCAGGTCGGCTACCTGGTCGCGGGCGTCAAGACGGTGGCGGATGCGCGGGTCGGCGACACCCTGGGCGCGGCCGGTGTCGCCGGGCTCGCGGCGCTGCCCGGATTCCGCGAGACCAAGTCGATGGTGTTCTCGGGGCTCTATCCGATCGAGTCCGAACAGTACGAGGAGCTGAAGGAGGCGCTGTCCAAGTTGCGGCTCAACGACGCGGCGCTGGTCTACGAGCAGGAGAGTTCGGCGGCGCTCGGGTTCGGCTTCCGCTGCGGTTTTCTGGGCCTGCTGCATCTCGAGATCGTCCAGGAACGCCTGCGTCGCGAGTTCCAGATCGATCTCATCGCGACCACGCCGAGCGTCGAGTACCAGGTGCTGCTGACCGACGGCGAGGTGATCCGGGTCGACAATCCGAGTCTGATGCCGACAGTCCAGCGTATCGAGAGCATCGAGGAGCCGATGGTGTCGGCCCACGTGGTGACTCCGACCGACTACCTCGGCAATGTCATGAAGCTGTGCCAGGACCGGCGTGGCATGTATCTCGACATGGTGCACCTCGAGGAGAAACGCATTCGAGTGCACTACCGCCTGCCGCTGGCCGAGATCGTGCTCGACTTTTACGATCGGCTGAAGTCGATCTCGCGCGGCTATGCCTCGCTCGACTACGAGTTCGACGGCTGGGCGGAAGCCGCCGTCGTCAAGCTCGACGTGATGCTGAATGGCGAACCGGTCGACGCCCTGTCCGCGATCGTGCATCGCGACAAGGCCCATACCTACGGCAGTGCGCTGTGCTCGAAGCTCAAGGAGTTGATCCCGCGGCAGATGTTCCAGGTCGCGATCCAGGCCGCGATCGGCGGCAAGATCGTGGCGCGCGAAACCATCGGCGCCCAGCGCAAGAACGTCATCGCCAAGTGTTACGGCGGTGACATCACGCGTAAGCGCAAGTTGCTCGAAAAACAGAAAGAGGGAAAGCGGCGGATGAAGCAGGTTGGGACCGTCGAAGTTCCCCAGGAAGCGTTCCTCGCCGTCCTCAAGGTCGAGCGCTGA
- the hemW gene encoding radical SAM family heme chaperone HemW: MESTAAPDPLGFEAARDAARVGLYLHVPFCAVRCAFCHFSSGPVESARVERWLAALALEAQWRAPQARGVRFSSVFVGGGTPSILSSRHFRVFWSIVRDHFEIAPDAEQTLEANPESVRPSLLETWAAAGINRLSMGAQSFDAAELEGLGRLHGPERPGEAFALARAAGFRRLSLDLMYGFPAHRRETFARSLDRALALEPEHLSAYCFIAEEDTPLGRDALSGRVALPEPELQADLFEDFVAASAHRGYSLYETANACRPGGAARHNLVYWLRRDYLALGPSAHGLWRGVRYANPYGLEPWAQALERGEEPAALEPETEDSRTEETLMLALRLSCGLQRRDHEPGAWRRLEARFGAALAAAVREGRLERQPDGWRIAAPHRFVADDVIAWVAARADAARVDSARARSVTSSPCPSLSSPVAPVAATSN; the protein is encoded by the coding sequence ATGGAATCGACTGCTGCACCTGATCCACTAGGATTCGAGGCCGCGCGCGACGCCGCGCGCGTCGGGCTCTACCTCCACGTGCCGTTCTGCGCGGTGCGATGCGCGTTCTGCCATTTCTCGAGCGGCCCGGTCGAATCGGCGCGGGTCGAACGCTGGCTCGCCGCACTCGCGCTCGAAGCGCAGTGGCGCGCACCGCAGGCGCGCGGCGTGCGCTTCTCTTCGGTGTTCGTCGGTGGCGGGACGCCTTCGATCCTCTCGTCGCGACACTTCCGAGTGTTCTGGAGCATCGTGCGCGATCACTTCGAAATCGCACCCGACGCCGAGCAGACGCTCGAGGCGAACCCGGAGAGCGTGCGGCCGAGCCTGCTCGAGACGTGGGCGGCCGCCGGCATCAATCGACTCTCGATGGGCGCCCAGAGCTTCGACGCCGCCGAGCTCGAGGGCCTCGGCCGCCTGCACGGTCCGGAACGCCCGGGCGAGGCGTTCGCTCTTGCGCGCGCCGCTGGATTCCGCCGCCTGTCGCTCGATCTGATGTACGGCTTCCCGGCACACCGCCGCGAGACCTTCGCTCGCTCGCTCGACCGGGCACTCGCCCTCGAGCCCGAACATCTTTCGGCCTACTGCTTCATCGCCGAGGAAGACACGCCGCTCGGCCGCGATGCGCTGTCGGGGCGCGTCGCGTTGCCGGAGCCGGAGCTGCAGGCCGATCTGTTCGAGGACTTCGTGGCGGCCTCCGCGCATCGGGGCTACTCGCTCTACGAAACCGCGAACGCGTGTCGTCCGGGAGGTGCGGCGCGGCACAACCTGGTGTACTGGCTGCGGCGCGACTACCTGGCGCTCGGTCCCTCGGCGCACGGACTGTGGCGTGGCGTCCGGTACGCGAATCCGTACGGACTCGAGCCGTGGGCACAGGCGCTGGAGCGCGGCGAGGAGCCGGCCGCACTCGAGCCGGAGACCGAGGATTCGCGCACCGAAGAGACGCTGATGCTCGCGCTGCGACTGTCGTGCGGGCTCCAGCGTCGCGATCACGAGCCGGGCGCGTGGCGCCGCCTCGAGGCGCGATTCGGTGCCGCGCTCGCGGCCGCGGTGCGGGAGGGGCGACTCGAGCGGCAGCCCGATGGGTGGCGAATTGCGGCGCCCCACCGCTTCGTGGCCGACGACGTGATCGCGTGGGTGGCGGCGCGCGCGGATGCCGCGCGGGTTGACAGTGCTCGCGCGCGCTCCGTAACGTCGTCGCCATGTCCCAGCCTGTCATCCCCGGTGGCGCCCGTCGCGGCGACCTCGAACTGA
- the lepB gene encoding signal peptidase I, producing MSRKRSVVREYFEAIVWALVLTVVLRTFVIQAFRIPSESMLNTLLVGDFLFVNKFEYGAKIPFTKVRLPGLRPPRRGDIIVFQFPQDPSKDYIKRVIALGGETLEVRDKQVFVNGRPLNEPYAIHTDSVTRPAGYEFRDNFGPVTVPKGRLFMMGDNRDNSNDSRYWGTLDLDLVKGRAMFLYWSWDPDAGWPRWNRLLHLIH from the coding sequence ATGAGCCGAAAACGATCCGTCGTTCGGGAATACTTCGAAGCCATCGTGTGGGCCCTGGTGCTCACGGTGGTGTTGCGCACCTTCGTCATTCAGGCGTTTCGCATCCCGTCGGAATCGATGCTGAACACGCTGCTGGTCGGTGACTTCCTGTTCGTGAACAAGTTCGAGTACGGCGCCAAGATCCCGTTCACGAAGGTGCGGCTGCCGGGTCTGCGCCCGCCGCGGCGTGGCGACATCATCGTGTTCCAGTTTCCGCAGGACCCGAGCAAGGACTACATCAAACGCGTGATCGCCCTCGGGGGCGAAACGCTCGAGGTGCGTGACAAGCAGGTGTTCGTGAACGGCCGCCCGCTGAACGAGCCGTACGCGATTCACACCGACAGCGTCACGCGCCCCGCGGGCTACGAGTTCCGCGACAACTTCGGCCCGGTCACCGTGCCCAAGGGACGCCTGTTCATGATGGGCGACAATCGCGACAACTCGAACGACAGTCGCTACTGGGGAACGCTCGACCTCGATCTGGTGAAGGGGCGTGCGATGTTCCTGTACTGGTCGTGGGACCCCGACGCCGGGTGGCCGAGATGGAATCGACTGCTGCACCTGATCCACTAG
- the selD gene encoding selenide, water dikinase SelD has protein sequence MAEPTRARVARGPAVRRGRLDVRLTAAVACAGCASKLGPGDLRKALHGLSPSRRDPRVMVDQNTYDDAGVFRLDRGRALVQTVDFFTPVVNDPFDFGRIAATNALSDVYAMGGTPLTALGIVAFPDGTLAPEVLREVMRGGQRVMDRAGVSVIGGHSVKDAELKFGYSVTGIVDPKRVLTNAGARPGDRLVLTKPLGTGVLATALKHGKLDPVLERRMIRQMTTLNREASRAAVAAGARAATDVTGFGLMGHGSQLARASGVTVRLDPRADWFLPQVIDLALAGEVAGGLRDNREFYRSFVSMRGIDEGTELALYDPQTSGGLLIAIPAARTARLEAGLRRARVWHRWIGEVVRKGPHPVEVGK, from the coding sequence GTGGCTGAGCCGACCCGCGCCCGCGTCGCGCGCGGGCCGGCGGTCCGCCGCGGCCGCCTCGACGTGCGACTGACCGCGGCGGTCGCGTGCGCTGGCTGTGCCTCGAAGCTCGGCCCCGGCGATCTGCGCAAGGCGCTTCACGGACTCAGCCCTTCGCGGCGTGATCCGCGCGTGATGGTCGACCAGAACACCTACGACGACGCGGGCGTCTTTCGCCTCGATCGCGGTCGCGCCCTGGTGCAGACCGTCGACTTCTTCACGCCGGTCGTGAACGATCCGTTCGACTTCGGCCGCATCGCCGCGACCAATGCGCTGTCCGACGTCTATGCGATGGGCGGTACGCCGCTCACCGCACTCGGCATCGTCGCGTTTCCCGACGGCACGCTCGCGCCCGAGGTGCTGCGCGAGGTGATGCGTGGCGGCCAGCGCGTCATGGATCGCGCCGGCGTGAGCGTGATCGGCGGCCACTCGGTGAAGGACGCAGAGCTCAAGTTCGGTTACAGCGTGACCGGCATCGTCGATCCGAAGCGCGTGCTCACCAATGCCGGTGCGCGGCCCGGCGATCGGCTGGTGCTGACCAAGCCGCTCGGCACCGGCGTGCTGGCGACGGCGCTCAAGCACGGCAAGCTCGACCCGGTGCTCGAACGTCGCATGATTCGACAGATGACCACGCTGAATCGAGAGGCGTCGCGCGCCGCGGTCGCAGCCGGGGCGCGCGCCGCCACCGATGTGACCGGTTTCGGGCTGATGGGGCACGGTTCGCAGCTGGCGCGCGCGAGCGGTGTGACCGTGCGGCTCGATCCGCGGGCCGACTGGTTCCTGCCGCAGGTGATCGACCTGGCGCTGGCCGGCGAGGTCGCGGGAGGACTCCGAGACAATCGGGAGTTCTACCGCTCGTTCGTCTCGATGCGGGGCATCGACGAGGGCACCGAGCTGGCGCTCTATGATCCGCAGACCTCGGGAGGGCTGCTGATCGCGATTCCCGCGGCGCGTACCGCGCGGCTCGAGGCCGGATTGCGCCGCGCGCGGGTGTGGCATCGGTGGATCGGCGAGGTGGTGCGGAAGGGCCCGCACCCGGTCGAGGTCGGGAAGTAG
- a CDS encoding J domain-containing protein, with translation MAKRDYYESLGVARGASEDDVKKAYRKLAFESHPDRNPGDATAEARFKEATEAYEVLRDPQKRAQYDRFGHAATGGGATAGGGFSGFDLADALRAFMRDAGNGDFGDLFGAGGGARGPARGDDLQVRLKLTLEEIATGVEKKLRVKHLRACEKCEGRGGEGETRCPDCQGRGQVRRVQQSFLGQFVNISTCGRCRGEGVTFRESCRTCSGDGRTSVTETVAVQVPAGVAQGNYIPLRGLGDVGPRSGPAGDLIVLIEEKEHDLYERHGADLHLDLPVSFVTLTLGGKVAVPLLEGDDASAEVPAGSPSERVLRLRGKGLPELRGGKGDLLVRLRVVVPTRLGSAEKKLLEELGRHESLRAPKPSKSVFERMRDALAG, from the coding sequence ATGGCGAAACGGGACTACTACGAGTCGCTCGGTGTGGCGCGCGGAGCGTCGGAAGACGACGTCAAGAAGGCGTATCGCAAGCTCGCGTTCGAGTCGCATCCCGATCGCAATCCGGGTGACGCGACCGCCGAGGCTCGATTCAAAGAGGCGACCGAGGCGTACGAGGTGCTGCGCGATCCCCAGAAGCGCGCGCAGTACGATCGCTTCGGGCATGCCGCGACCGGCGGTGGCGCGACAGCCGGAGGGGGCTTCAGCGGCTTCGATCTCGCCGATGCGCTGCGCGCGTTCATGCGCGATGCCGGCAACGGCGACTTCGGCGATCTGTTCGGGGCCGGTGGGGGGGCGCGCGGTCCGGCGCGCGGTGACGATCTGCAGGTCCGACTCAAGCTGACGCTCGAGGAGATCGCGACCGGCGTCGAGAAGAAACTGCGCGTCAAGCATCTGCGCGCGTGCGAGAAGTGCGAGGGTCGAGGCGGCGAGGGCGAGACCCGGTGCCCGGATTGTCAGGGGCGCGGGCAGGTGCGGCGCGTGCAGCAGTCGTTCCTGGGTCAGTTCGTAAACATCTCGACCTGCGGGCGTTGTCGCGGTGAGGGTGTGACGTTTCGCGAGAGCTGCCGCACCTGCAGTGGTGACGGACGCACGAGCGTGACCGAGACGGTCGCCGTTCAGGTGCCGGCCGGGGTCGCGCAGGGCAATTACATCCCGTTGCGAGGGCTCGGAGACGTCGGACCCCGCAGCGGGCCGGCGGGCGACCTGATCGTCCTGATCGAAGAGAAAGAGCATGACCTTTACGAGCGTCACGGGGCCGATCTGCACCTCGATCTGCCGGTGAGCTTCGTCACGCTGACGCTCGGCGGCAAGGTCGCGGTCCCGCTGCTCGAGGGCGACGACGCCAGCGCGGAGGTGCCTGCCGGCAGCCCGAGCGAACGCGTGCTGCGGTTGCGTGGCAAGGGTCTCCCCGAGTTGCGCGGTGGAAAGGGTGATCTGCTGGTGCGACTGCGCGTGGTGGTTCCGACCCGGCTCGGGTCGGCCGAGAAGAAGCTGCTCGAGGAACTCGGCCGTCACGAGAGCCTGCGCGCTCCGAAGCCCTCGAAGTCGGTGTTCGAGCGCATGCGCGATGCGCTCGCGGGCTGA